From a single Micromonospora carbonacea genomic region:
- a CDS encoding MarC family protein has protein sequence MDLKLFGEVFVTLLVIVDPPGMMPIFLALTGPLSARDRNRAAWQAVALALGVIVVFAVAGQTLLAYLHVDLPALQAAGGLLLILVALELLTGKADDPTQQATSNIALVPLGTPLLAGPGAIVATMLFVQQADRALDYGAIAAAIVAVMLTVWVVLRFSGGIVKILRPGGIEVLTRIAGLLLAAIAVQLIADAIAAFVTQYANAA, from the coding sequence GTGGATCTGAAGCTCTTCGGTGAGGTCTTCGTGACCCTGCTGGTCATCGTCGACCCGCCGGGCATGATGCCGATCTTCCTCGCGCTCACCGGCCCCCTGTCCGCCCGGGACCGCAACCGGGCCGCCTGGCAGGCGGTGGCCCTGGCGCTCGGGGTGATCGTGGTCTTCGCCGTGGCCGGGCAGACGTTGCTGGCGTACCTGCACGTCGACCTGCCGGCGCTCCAGGCGGCCGGCGGGCTGCTGCTGATCCTCGTCGCCCTGGAGCTGCTGACCGGCAAGGCGGACGACCCCACCCAGCAGGCCACCTCGAACATCGCCCTGGTGCCGCTGGGCACCCCGCTGCTGGCCGGGCCGGGCGCGATCGTGGCGACCATGCTCTTCGTCCAGCAGGCCGACCGGGCGCTCGACTACGGCGCCATCGCCGCGGCCATCGTGGCGGTGATGCTCACCGTCTGGGTGGTGCTGCGCTTCTCCGGCGGGATCGTCAAGATCCTGCGGCCGGGCGGGATCGAGGTGCTCACCCGGATCGCCGGCCTGCTGCTCGCCGCGATCGCGGTGCAGCTCATCGCCGACGCCATCGCGGCCTTCGTCACCCAGTACGCAAACGCGGCCTGA
- a CDS encoding PHP domain-containing protein encodes MTPPPVPAAARIDLHTHSTASDGTLTPTELVRAAADAGLDVVAITDHDTTAGWASAVAALPPGLTLVRGAELSCRWHGADPPVALHLLAYLFDPDEPELGAELARVRAAREARGERIVALLRADGVELSWPEILAGAAGGTVGRPHIAQALIRAGLVATTTEAFGPDWLGERYRLPKDDIDVFRAVRLVRAAGGVPVFAHPRASRRGRIVPDELIVALAAAGLAGLEADHEDHSPAERAHVRALAAELGLFVTGSSDFHGTHKTVRLGAFTTSPEAYGRIVAGATGVTPVASA; translated from the coding sequence ATGACCCCGCCCCCGGTGCCGGCCGCCGCCCGGATCGACCTGCACACCCACTCGACGGCCAGCGACGGCACCCTCACCCCGACCGAGCTGGTCCGGGCCGCCGCCGACGCCGGCCTGGACGTCGTGGCGATCACCGACCACGACACCACCGCCGGGTGGGCGTCCGCCGTGGCCGCGCTGCCCCCCGGCCTCACCCTGGTCCGGGGCGCGGAGCTCTCCTGCCGGTGGCACGGGGCCGACCCGCCGGTGGCGCTGCACCTGCTCGCGTACCTCTTCGACCCGGACGAGCCGGAGCTGGGCGCGGAGCTGGCCCGGGTGCGGGCCGCCCGCGAGGCGCGCGGCGAGCGCATCGTCGCGCTGCTGCGCGCCGACGGCGTCGAGCTGAGCTGGCCGGAGATCCTCGCCGGGGCGGCCGGCGGGACGGTGGGCCGCCCGCACATCGCCCAGGCCCTCATCCGCGCCGGGCTGGTGGCCACCACCACCGAGGCGTTCGGGCCGGACTGGCTGGGCGAGCGGTACCGGCTGCCCAAGGACGACATCGACGTGTTCCGGGCGGTCCGGCTGGTGCGCGCCGCGGGCGGCGTGCCCGTCTTCGCCCACCCCCGGGCGAGCCGGCGCGGCCGAATCGTGCCCGACGAGCTGATCGTCGCGCTGGCGGCGGCCGGGCTCGCCGGCCTGGAGGCCGACCACGAGGACCATTCCCCGGCCGAGCGGGCGCACGTGCGGGCGCTCGCCGCCGAGCTGGGCCTCTTCGTCACCGGCTCGTCGGACTTCCACGGCACGCACAAGACCGTCCGGCTCGGCGCGTTCACCACCTCGCCCGAGGCGTACGGGCGGATCGTGGCCGGGGCCACCGGCGTGACCCCGGTCGCTTCGGCCTGA
- a CDS encoding SigE family RNA polymerase sigma factor — protein MAAKDPLEEEFREFVAARSGALLRTAYLLTGDWATAEDLLQTALTKTYLACKRLGGIEAIEPYARRVMVNTSTSWWRRRWHGERPTEVLPERAGVDEIEQQLDRDVLWRQLRALPSRQRAVLVLRFYEDMSEAQTAALLEISPGTVKSQTSRALATLRRRLGAQAALDLTDAAAEPQPAGRTGNRPDPRTRPAAARSRPARQADPAARPAPAAPPRPAPAAVPAVPRPTRAGTPAEPAPAGPGHRPAPAGGAPLPVAVEAVVAPLGAPAEAVGAERR, from the coding sequence GTGGCCGCGAAAGACCCGCTGGAGGAGGAGTTCCGCGAGTTCGTCGCGGCCCGCTCCGGGGCGCTGCTGCGCACCGCGTACCTGCTGACCGGCGACTGGGCCACGGCCGAGGACCTGCTCCAGACCGCGCTGACCAAGACCTACCTCGCCTGCAAGCGGCTCGGCGGCATCGAGGCGATCGAGCCGTACGCGCGTCGCGTCATGGTCAACACGTCGACGAGCTGGTGGCGGCGGCGCTGGCACGGTGAGCGGCCGACCGAGGTGCTGCCCGAACGCGCCGGGGTCGACGAGATCGAGCAGCAGCTCGACCGGGACGTGCTGTGGCGGCAGCTCAGGGCGCTGCCCAGCCGGCAGCGGGCGGTGCTGGTGCTGCGCTTCTACGAGGACATGTCGGAGGCCCAGACCGCCGCGCTGCTGGAGATCTCCCCGGGCACCGTGAAGAGCCAGACCTCCCGGGCGCTGGCCACCCTGCGCCGACGGCTGGGCGCGCAGGCCGCCCTCGACCTGACCGACGCCGCAGCGGAGCCGCAGCCCGCCGGGCGGACGGGCAACCGGCCCGACCCCCGGACGCGGCCCGCCGCCGCCCGCTCCCGGCCCGCCCGGCAGGCCGACCCCGCCGCCCGCCCCGCCCCGGCGGCCCCGCCCCGTCCCGCCCCCGCGGCGGTGCCCGCCGTGCCGCGCCCCACCCGGGCCGGGACGCCCGCCGAGCCCGCCCCGGCCGGCCCCGGCCACCGGCCCGCCCCGGCCGGCGGCGCGCCGCTCCCGGTGGCCGTCGAGGCCGTCGTCGCGCCGCTCGGGGCGCCGGCCGAGGCCGTCGGCGCGGAGCGGAGGTGA
- a CDS encoding PH domain-containing protein: protein MGSPSGPPFDPDDPDRERRDRDTEPIPRVRPDDIPGPGPGPGFADGPPFSDDAGYGDGPFGGQARSGRAWVRDPEADYQPPQISEEELAGLRVDASGMPLGPRRVLPLEDEPSSLVARYLFPTERYRGEWKRHWIHLTTPILVGIGATFVLGYLSGFLAGRDVGALTTIAVLLWFAVMGWVAWKVADWWYDRFILTNKRVMVVNGIVTRKVAMMPLARVTDMKYEQSPTGRALNYGTFVLESAGQDQALREIKNLPNPNELYLRVVEEMYEPQAVEARLGKEADEAKADDGA from the coding sequence ATGGGCAGCCCCTCCGGTCCGCCTTTCGACCCCGACGACCCCGACCGGGAGCGCCGGGACCGAGACACGGAGCCGATCCCCAGGGTCAGGCCCGACGACATTCCGGGCCCAGGCCCGGGGCCGGGCTTCGCCGACGGTCCGCCATTCTCCGACGACGCCGGCTACGGCGACGGTCCCTTCGGCGGCCAGGCGCGTTCCGGCCGGGCCTGGGTCCGTGACCCGGAGGCCGACTACCAGCCGCCGCAGATCTCCGAAGAGGAGCTCGCCGGGCTGCGGGTCGACGCCTCCGGCATGCCGCTCGGCCCCCGCCGGGTCCTGCCGCTGGAGGACGAGCCGAGCTCGCTGGTGGCGCGCTACCTCTTCCCCACCGAGCGCTACCGGGGCGAGTGGAAGCGGCACTGGATCCACCTGACCACGCCGATCCTGGTGGGCATCGGGGCGACCTTCGTCCTCGGCTACCTCTCCGGCTTCCTCGCCGGGCGGGACGTGGGCGCGCTGACCACCATCGCGGTGCTGCTCTGGTTTGCCGTGATGGGCTGGGTGGCCTGGAAGGTCGCCGACTGGTGGTACGACCGGTTCATCCTGACCAACAAGCGGGTCATGGTGGTCAACGGCATCGTCACCCGCAAGGTGGCGATGATGCCCCTCGCCCGGGTCACCGACATGAAATACGAGCAGAGTCCCACCGGCCGCGCCCTCAACTACGGCACGTTCGTGCTGGAGTCCGCCGGCCAGGACCAGGCGCTCCGCGAGATCAAGAATCTACCCAACCCGAACGAGCTCTACCTGCGCGTCGTCGAGGAGATGTACGAGCCGCAGGCGGTCGAAGCCCGGCTGGGCAAGGAGGCGGACGAGGCCAAGGCCGACGACGGGGCGTGA
- a CDS encoding DUF6758 family protein: protein MSVAVSCPRCGGSVREPDLMHTEWRCARCGPVPPLHVPEHIGAEIVASVVGRVAAAGPADGPATPVWCPWPLPPGWTLTGVAYAGDERAGVRATAVAFAGPEPLGGGPADLVFVAEEPGVGLGTRFAGMAGPDPGPQLAEALDDPGPGHPGHVGQARIRVAGHPTPLWLVNSPTDRSAYAGEARGLWLHAIAWPASAGHLLAEDVELHDLTEWTPSELVYGAPSPYLHGKA from the coding sequence GTGAGTGTCGCGGTGAGTTGCCCCAGGTGTGGTGGATCCGTCCGGGAGCCGGACCTGATGCACACGGAGTGGCGCTGCGCGCGCTGCGGTCCCGTGCCGCCGCTGCACGTGCCGGAGCACATCGGAGCGGAGATCGTGGCCAGCGTCGTGGGCCGGGTCGCCGCCGCCGGTCCCGCCGACGGCCCCGCCACGCCGGTCTGGTGCCCGTGGCCGCTGCCGCCCGGCTGGACCCTCACCGGCGTGGCGTACGCCGGGGACGAGCGCGCCGGGGTGCGGGCCACCGCCGTGGCCTTCGCCGGGCCCGAGCCGCTCGGCGGCGGCCCCGCCGACCTGGTGTTCGTGGCGGAGGAGCCGGGCGTCGGGCTGGGCACCCGGTTCGCCGGCATGGCCGGCCCCGACCCGGGTCCGCAACTCGCCGAGGCGCTGGACGATCCCGGCCCCGGGCATCCGGGGCATGTCGGGCAGGCCAGGATCCGTGTCGCCGGCCACCCGACTCCACTGTGGCTCGTGAATTCTCCGACGGATCGAAGCGCGTACGCCGGCGAGGCTCGGGGATTGTGGCTTCATGCGATAGCCTGGCCGGCGAGCGCGGGACATCTGCTCGCCGAGGACGTGGAGTTGCACGACCTCACAGAGTGGACGCCGTCCGAGCTCGTGTACGGCGCTCCGTCTCCGTACCTGCACGGGAAGGCCTGA
- a CDS encoding TrmH family RNA methyltransferase, whose product MTGDQPEVGVGPWTGDPPDDPRYDPELLAEGDRRNVVDRYRYWRREAVVADLDRRRHDFHVAIENWQHDLNIGTVVRNANAFLAAEVHIVGRRRWNRRGAMVTDRYQHVRHHETIGEFAAWAADRGLPVVGIDNLPGSRPLETTSLPRRCALLFGQEGPGLSEAARSACDQLFSIAQYGSTRSINAGVASGIAMHAWIRAHAGPPPA is encoded by the coding sequence GTGACCGGTGATCAGCCTGAGGTCGGCGTGGGGCCGTGGACCGGCGACCCCCCGGACGACCCGCGCTACGACCCGGAGCTGCTCGCCGAGGGCGACCGGCGCAACGTCGTGGACCGGTACCGGTACTGGCGGCGGGAGGCCGTGGTGGCCGACCTCGACCGGCGTCGGCACGACTTCCACGTGGCGATCGAGAACTGGCAGCACGACCTCAACATCGGCACCGTGGTCCGCAACGCCAACGCCTTCCTGGCGGCCGAGGTGCACATCGTGGGGCGGCGGCGGTGGAACCGGCGGGGCGCCATGGTCACCGACCGGTACCAGCACGTCCGGCACCACGAGACGATCGGGGAGTTCGCCGCCTGGGCGGCGGACCGGGGCCTGCCGGTGGTCGGCATCGACAACCTGCCCGGCTCCCGGCCGTTGGAGACGACGAGCCTGCCCCGCCGCTGCGCGCTGCTGTTCGGCCAGGAGGGGCCGGGGCTGTCCGAGGCCGCCCGGTCGGCCTGCGACCAGCTCTTCTCCATCGCCCAGTACGGCTCGACCCGGTCGATCAACGCCGGGGTGGCCAGCGGCATCGCCATGCACGCCTGGATCCGGGCCCACGCCGGCCCGCCGCCCGCCTGA
- a CDS encoding MaoC family dehydratase has product MQFGRYYEEFEVGAVYRHWPGKTVTEYDDHLFCLLTMNHHPLHLDAHYAGSASQFGRNVVVGNYVYSLLLGLSVPDVSGKAIANLEVESLRHVAPTFHGDTIYGETTVLDKRESSSKPDRGVVSVETRGYKQDGTMVCVFRRRMMVPKQAYAAATVPEGVDPERPSFPEPR; this is encoded by the coding sequence ATGCAGTTCGGCCGCTACTACGAGGAGTTCGAGGTCGGCGCGGTCTACCGGCACTGGCCGGGCAAGACCGTCACCGAGTACGACGACCACCTCTTCTGCCTGCTCACCATGAACCACCACCCCCTGCACCTCGACGCGCACTACGCCGGGTCGGCGAGCCAGTTCGGCCGCAACGTGGTGGTCGGCAACTACGTCTACTCCCTGCTGCTCGGCCTGTCCGTGCCCGACGTCAGCGGCAAGGCCATCGCGAACCTGGAGGTCGAGTCGCTGCGGCACGTCGCACCGACCTTCCACGGCGACACCATCTACGGCGAGACCACCGTCCTGGACAAGCGCGAGTCCTCCTCGAAGCCCGACCGGGGCGTCGTGTCGGTCGAGACCCGCGGCTACAAGCAGGACGGCACCATGGTCTGCGTCTTCCGCCGCCGGATGATGGTCCCCAAGCAGGCGTACGCCGCCGCGACCGTGCCCGAGGGCGTCGACCCGGAGCGGCCGAGCTTCCCCGAGCCGCGCTGA
- the trxA gene encoding thioredoxin produces MATVELTTTNFDEVAGGDGIVLVDFWAEWCGPCKRFAPVYERSSDKHPDIVFGKVDTEAQQELGAKFDIRSIPTIMAIRDGVIVFAQPGALPESALENLIEQVQALDMDDVRKKLAEHKH; encoded by the coding sequence ATGGCAACCGTTGAGCTGACCACGACGAACTTCGACGAGGTGGCGGGCGGCGACGGCATCGTCCTCGTCGACTTCTGGGCGGAGTGGTGCGGCCCGTGCAAGCGGTTCGCCCCGGTCTACGAGCGCTCCTCCGACAAGCACCCCGACATCGTCTTCGGCAAGGTCGACACCGAGGCCCAGCAGGAGCTCGGCGCGAAGTTCGACATCCGCTCGATCCCGACGATCATGGCGATCCGGGACGGCGTGATCGTCTTCGCCCAGCCGGGGGCGCTGCCCGAGTCGGCCCTGGAGAACCTCATCGAGCAGGTCCAGGCCCTCGACATGGACGACGTCCGCAAGAAGCTGGCCGAGCACAAGCACTGA
- a CDS encoding MFS transporter permease: MIGWLTEAVPRGRVAAFRTLVYLFVAADLVFFTPWVRARASVPGDLYQPLLVGRVLPLPTPTPALVGAIFWALLALALLAATGRAHRLLGWSVFALYLEWMIIAMSYGKVDHDRFGLLVALAALPTAGRARHGDPTRTEAGGWALRVTQIAVICTYFLAAFAKFRFGGLDWATGSVLAKAIIRRGTDLADLIAGVPHLLLVAQFGILAFELLSPVVFVLPPRWRLATVGFFYSFHLVTMATITISFAPHLVAMASFLPLERVRPVVWLRRLGRGGPRGRPRRDGPAGRPGQLDDQPWAATGDGRRPAPLHQP; the protein is encoded by the coding sequence GTGATCGGCTGGCTCACCGAGGCGGTCCCCCGGGGCCGGGTGGCCGCCTTCCGCACCCTGGTCTACCTCTTCGTCGCCGCCGACCTGGTCTTCTTCACCCCCTGGGTGCGCGCCCGCGCGAGCGTGCCCGGCGACCTCTATCAGCCACTGCTCGTCGGGCGGGTGCTCCCGTTGCCGACCCCCACCCCGGCGCTGGTAGGCGCGATCTTCTGGGCGCTGCTGGCCCTCGCCCTGCTCGCCGCGACCGGGCGGGCCCACCGCCTGCTCGGCTGGTCGGTCTTCGCGCTCTACCTGGAGTGGATGATCATCGCGATGAGCTACGGCAAGGTCGACCACGACCGGTTCGGCCTGCTCGTCGCGCTCGCCGCGCTGCCCACCGCCGGCCGGGCCCGGCACGGCGACCCGACCCGCACCGAGGCCGGCGGCTGGGCGCTGCGGGTCACCCAGATCGCGGTGATCTGCACCTACTTCCTGGCCGCCTTCGCGAAGTTCCGGTTCGGGGGCCTCGACTGGGCCACCGGCTCCGTGCTCGCCAAGGCGATCATCCGGCGCGGCACCGACCTGGCCGACCTGATCGCCGGCGTGCCGCACCTGCTGCTCGTGGCGCAGTTCGGCATCCTCGCCTTCGAGCTGCTCAGCCCGGTGGTCTTCGTGCTGCCGCCCCGCTGGCGGCTGGCCACGGTCGGCTTCTTCTACTCGTTCCACCTGGTCACCATGGCGACCATCACCATCTCGTTCGCCCCGCACCTGGTGGCCATGGCCAGCTTCCTGCCGCTGGAACGGGTGCGTCCGGTCGTCTGGCTGCGCCGGCTCGGCCGGGGCGGACCACGGGGACGGCCGCGCCGGGACGGGCCGGCGGGGCGGCCCGGCCAGCTCGACGACCAGCCCTGGGCGGCCACGGGCGACGGCCGCCGCCCCGCGCCGCTGCACCAGCCATAG
- a CDS encoding thiol-disulfide oxidoreductase DCC family protein, whose translation MERSTFVFDGDCAFCTKCAEFIERRIPTRARVLPWQFADLDALGLTAAECADAVQWVGADGSRAAGPDAIARLLGDSGPLWRVAGAGLRFPPVRLAAWPVYRWVARNRHRLPGGTAACAVPSAPRD comes from the coding sequence ATGGAGAGGTCGACCTTCGTCTTCGACGGCGACTGCGCGTTCTGCACGAAGTGCGCGGAGTTCATCGAGCGCCGCATCCCGACCCGCGCGCGGGTGCTGCCCTGGCAGTTCGCCGACCTCGACGCGCTGGGTCTGACGGCGGCCGAGTGCGCCGACGCGGTGCAGTGGGTCGGCGCGGACGGCTCAAGGGCCGCCGGGCCGGACGCGATCGCGCGGCTGCTCGGCGACAGCGGTCCCCTGTGGCGGGTCGCCGGGGCCGGGCTGCGGTTCCCGCCCGTCCGCCTGGCCGCCTGGCCGGTGTACCGCTGGGTGGCCCGCAACCGGCACCGGCTGCCGGGCGGCACGGCCGCCTGCGCCGTGCCCTCGGCCCCGCGGGACTGA
- a CDS encoding Rv2578c family radical SAM protein, giving the protein MRWDSLSAPPDEAGSERAAPAAPPLPLALPGAAIRTFDTPGFAGMTFHEVRAKSIINRVPGTSRVPFEWTVNPYRGCSHACVYCLARNTHTYLDLDAGADFDRQVIVKVNAGELLRRELAAPGWRGAPVAMGTNVDCYQRAEGKYQLMPQIIAALRDFANPFSILTKGTLLLRDLPLLRRAAEVTRVGLAYSVGFLDEALWRAVEPGAPSPRRRLAAVRALTDAGFSVGVLMAPVLPGLCDDDASIDATVSAVAAAGAASVTPLVLHLRPGAREWYARWLGREHPHLVPRYRELYRAGAYAPQAYQREVAARVRIAARRHGLPRAGVGEGRRPAAEPGPPPAEQLTLL; this is encoded by the coding sequence ATGCGCTGGGACAGCCTCTCCGCTCCCCCGGACGAGGCCGGTTCCGAGCGGGCAGCGCCGGCGGCTCCACCCCTGCCGCTGGCGCTGCCCGGCGCGGCCATCCGCACCTTCGACACGCCCGGCTTCGCCGGGATGACCTTCCACGAGGTGCGGGCGAAGTCGATCATCAATCGGGTGCCGGGCACGTCCCGCGTCCCCTTCGAGTGGACGGTCAACCCCTACCGGGGCTGCTCGCATGCCTGCGTCTACTGCCTCGCCCGCAACACGCACACCTACCTCGACCTCGACGCCGGGGCCGACTTCGACCGGCAGGTGATCGTCAAGGTCAACGCGGGCGAGCTGCTGCGCCGGGAGCTGGCCGCGCCGGGGTGGCGCGGCGCGCCCGTGGCGATGGGCACCAACGTGGACTGCTATCAGCGCGCCGAGGGGAAATACCAGCTCATGCCGCAGATCATCGCGGCGCTGCGCGACTTCGCGAACCCGTTCTCGATCCTGACCAAGGGCACCCTCCTGCTGCGGGACCTGCCCCTGCTGCGCCGGGCCGCCGAGGTGACCCGGGTCGGCCTGGCGTACTCGGTGGGGTTCCTCGACGAGGCGCTGTGGCGGGCGGTGGAGCCCGGCGCCCCGAGCCCCCGCCGCCGACTGGCAGCCGTCCGGGCGCTGACCGACGCCGGCTTCTCCGTCGGCGTGCTGATGGCCCCCGTCCTGCCCGGCCTCTGCGACGACGACGCGTCGATCGACGCCACCGTGTCGGCCGTCGCCGCCGCCGGGGCGGCCAGCGTGACGCCGCTGGTCCTGCACCTGCGCCCCGGCGCCCGCGAGTGGTACGCGCGCTGGCTCGGCCGGGAGCACCCGCACCTCGTCCCCCGCTACCGCGAGCTCTACCGGGCGGGCGCGTACGCGCCGCAGGCGTACCAGCGGGAGGTGGCCGCCCGGGTGCGCATCGCCGCCCGGCGGCATGGCCTGCCCCGCGCCGGGGTGGGCGAGGGTCGGCGGCCGGCAGCCGAGCCGGGCCCGCCGCCGGCCGAGCAGCTCACCCTGCTCTGA
- a CDS encoding CoA-binding protein, whose product MRSAQQILADSAVIAVVGASRDPGKAAHRVPAQMQRYGWRIIPVNPTVDELFGERAYASLADIPHPVDLVDVFRPARDAVGVVREAVAIGAPAVWLQLGIVSPEARRIAEEAGVDYVEDRCLIIERAAGDLTRLG is encoded by the coding sequence ATGCGCAGCGCCCAGCAGATCCTCGCCGACTCCGCCGTGATCGCCGTCGTGGGCGCGTCCCGCGACCCCGGCAAGGCCGCGCACCGGGTGCCGGCGCAGATGCAGCGGTACGGCTGGCGGATCATCCCGGTCAACCCGACGGTCGACGAACTGTTCGGCGAGCGGGCCTACGCGTCGCTGGCTGACATCCCGCACCCGGTGGACCTGGTGGACGTGTTCCGGCCGGCGCGGGACGCCGTCGGGGTGGTGCGCGAGGCGGTGGCGATCGGCGCGCCCGCGGTGTGGTTGCAGCTCGGGATCGTCTCGCCCGAGGCGCGGCGGATCGCCGAGGAGGCCGGCGTCGACTACGTCGAGGACCGCTGCCTGATCATCGAGCGGGCCGCCGGGGACCTGACCCGCCTCGGCTGA
- a CDS encoding acyl-CoA dehydrogenase family protein: MARLAQTPGLTDVQRSILETVREFVDKEIIPHAQRLEHADEYPTDILDGMRELGLFGLTIAEEHGGLGESLLTYALVVEELSRGWMSISGIVNTHFIVAYLISQHGSAEQRARLLPRMATGEVRGAFSMSEPECGSDVSAIRSKAVRDGDTYVLDGQKMWLTNGAYSSVVATLVRTDAGADSVYGNMSTFLLEKEPGFGETAPGLTIPGKIDKMGYKGVETTEMILDGVTVPASAVLGGEDRVGRGFYQMMDGIEVGRVNVAARACGISIRAFELAVAYAQQRRTFGQPLAQHQAIAFKLAEMGTKIEAAHALMVNAARLKDAGQRNDVEAGMAKLLASEYCAEVVQEAFRIHGGYGYSKEYEIERLMREAPFLLIGEGTSEIQKTIISRGLLRDYRL, from the coding sequence ATGGCCAGACTCGCCCAGACGCCCGGCCTGACCGACGTGCAGCGGTCGATCCTGGAGACCGTCCGGGAGTTCGTCGACAAGGAGATCATCCCGCACGCCCAGCGGCTGGAGCACGCCGACGAGTACCCCACGGACATCCTCGACGGGATGCGCGAGCTGGGGCTGTTCGGCCTCACCATCGCCGAGGAACACGGCGGGCTCGGCGAGTCCCTGCTGACGTACGCCCTGGTGGTCGAGGAGCTGTCCCGGGGCTGGATGTCGATCTCCGGCATCGTCAACACCCACTTCATCGTGGCGTACCTGATCTCGCAGCACGGCTCCGCCGAGCAGCGGGCCCGGCTGCTGCCGAGGATGGCCACCGGGGAGGTGCGTGGGGCGTTCTCGATGTCGGAGCCCGAGTGCGGCTCGGACGTCTCGGCGATCAGGTCGAAGGCGGTCCGCGACGGCGACACCTACGTCCTCGACGGCCAGAAGATGTGGCTGACCAACGGGGCGTACTCCTCGGTGGTGGCCACCCTGGTCAGGACCGACGCCGGGGCCGACTCGGTCTACGGCAACATGAGCACCTTCCTGCTGGAGAAGGAGCCCGGCTTCGGCGAGACCGCGCCCGGCCTCACCATCCCCGGCAAGATCGACAAAATGGGCTACAAGGGCGTCGAGACCACCGAGATGATCCTCGACGGCGTCACCGTCCCCGCCTCCGCCGTGCTCGGCGGGGAGGATCGGGTCGGCCGGGGCTTCTACCAGATGATGGACGGCATCGAGGTCGGCCGGGTCAACGTGGCCGCCCGCGCCTGCGGCATCTCCATCCGTGCCTTCGAGCTGGCGGTCGCGTACGCCCAGCAGCGCCGGACGTTCGGCCAGCCGCTCGCGCAGCACCAGGCGATCGCGTTCAAGCTCGCCGAGATGGGCACGAAGATCGAGGCCGCGCACGCCCTCATGGTCAACGCCGCCCGGCTCAAGGACGCCGGCCAGCGCAACGACGTCGAGGCCGGCATGGCCAAGCTGCTGGCCTCCGAATACTGCGCCGAGGTCGTCCAGGAGGCGTTCCGCATCCACGGCGGCTACGGCTACTCGAAGGAGTACGAGATCGAGCGGCTGATGCGGGAGGCCCCGTTCCTGCTCATCGGCGAGGGCACCTCGGAGATCCAGAAGACCATCATCTCCCGCGGCCTGCTGCGCGACTACCGCCTCTGA
- a CDS encoding DUF4190 domain-containing protein, whose protein sequence is MSYPPREPDEPPSPYEPPPPPGQHEPPSPYEPPPPAQYGAPPPGYGQYGPPPGQGQYPPPAGQGRGTNVLAVLSLVFAFVFAPAGIVLGHLAKRQIRRTGEDGDQLATWGLILSYVFTVIGLIACCGWLGLVFWGGSTDGSSYN, encoded by the coding sequence ATGAGTTATCCACCGCGCGAGCCGGACGAACCGCCATCCCCGTACGAGCCCCCGCCGCCGCCAGGCCAGCACGAACCGCCGTCGCCGTACGAGCCACCGCCGCCCGCCCAGTACGGGGCCCCGCCCCCGGGCTACGGGCAGTACGGCCCGCCGCCGGGGCAGGGCCAGTATCCGCCGCCTGCCGGCCAGGGGCGGGGCACCAACGTCCTCGCCGTGCTGTCGCTGGTCTTCGCGTTCGTCTTCGCCCCCGCCGGCATCGTGCTCGGCCACCTGGCCAAGCGGCAGATCCGGCGCACCGGCGAGGACGGCGACCAGCTCGCCACCTGGGGCCTGATCCTCAGCTACGTCTTCACCGTCATCGGCCTGATCGCCTGCTGCGGCTGGCTCGGGCTGGTCTTCTGGGGCGGCTCCACGGACGGCAGCTCCTACAACTGA